The sequence below is a genomic window from Harmonia axyridis chromosome 1, icHarAxyr1.1, whole genome shotgun sequence.
GAGTCCCGCTGTAGAGGAGAGGCTGGAAAGTTGGATTTTGGCAAAGGCAAAATTAGGCTTCCCAATGCATCCCAGTAATGTCATGGATGCTGTCCAAAATATTCTCAAAGATGGTTCAAGACCAAACAAGTTCACCGATGACAGGCCTGGTAAAAAAAGGTTAAAACTGTTCTTGCAGAGGCACCCAAACATTGCCAAACGAAATACCGAAATTATATCAAAATCACGGGCTTCAGTTACGGAAGAAGCCATTCGCGAATGGTTTGCAGAATTTTTGACAAATGATAATTTATTGGACATGATAGGCGATCCAACTCGCGTTTTTAATACCGATGAAACCGGTATGAAAACATGCATGAAATCAGGGTTAGTCCTAGGTCCGACTAGAAAATTCAACAACCTTTACGAAATTGCTTCTGCAGCCGAAAAAGATTCTATAACAGTATTATGTAACTATTCAGCAGCTGGTGACGCAGTCCCGCCAATGGTCGTTTTCCCGTATAAGAGGATACCTAAAGACCTAGCCCTTTCTGTTCCTCCAGGTTGGGGTATTGGGCGATCTGATACTGGATGGATGACCTCCGCAACATTTTTCGAATACGTTGCTAACGTATTTTTTCCATGGTTGGTAGAAGAAGGAATTCAGCTaccagtttttttatttctagatGGGCATAAGTCCCATTATAACATAGAGCTATACGAATTTTGTGTGGAGCACAAAATAGTTCTGTATTGTTTATATCCCAATGCAACACACATCTTGCAGCCCTGTGATGTGAGCATTTTTCGACCTTTGAAAGTGGAGTGGAAGGAAGTGTCACGCAGACACAAGCAACGAACAAGTACCCCAATTACACGCCACAATTTCTGTAGCATATTCAAAGAAGCATTCGATAAGGCCTGTAAGCCTGACACTATTATTAATGGCTTTAGAGCATGCGGATTATATCCACTAAATCCTGATGCTGTTGACTTCTCAAAATGCATTTCTGCAAGGCGCAAGGAAATCTTCGGTAGAAGTGAAGTATTGACACATCAAGAGTATCAATCGTCTTTGAAAGTTGTAGAACAGTTTTTGGACAGAGTCAGAATAATTGAGTTTAATAGGAAATTTAATTCGAAAGATGAAGATAAAGAGAATGATGACGAAATGTATCGTTTTTGGAAATCATGTAAAATTCAAGCTGCTGAAGGTTTTTGCGCAAAAATAACGACTCCTgcagaagaaaaaatattcaaacctAATATTCGAGAATACctggaaattgttgaaaaatattctgATGCCGAGGTACTAATCATTTAAACCTAATAAAGCACgttaagtcaggagcttttgcgcGCATGACCATAACCATAAAAATTTGGAGTACATGGACATTCATGTACTGAACTCGCTCAACGCTGCTTTGCCCACAAAATAtctgtttttttaatattctaatTGCTCGATTCACACTAAAGTCTGCacgaatattaataaaagaaaataaaataaaacacttgattataaagggtgttttttttagagctagagaacgatggattattcgattgacatgaattttatttatccgcaagataatcttgtggcattacattttgaatatgatttctggcatatgaccgccacggctggcgcACCAATATTTTCCTCTCTAGGTAATATGTTGTACTTGAATAAAGTTtctttatccaagtaagcaatttcATCTTTCCCTTTAATAGTGATTGTATTATGAAAACTGACATGTTGTTTGAATATTGAGAAAACCTACCTACATCGCTGATAacgcatatttttttttcattttctcgcGATTTATTATTCTGATCGTAAATGAATTCTTTGAATATAAcattcataattaaataatattcGTGTTACTTTGAAAAGCAAttcgaatttcaaattcaaatctagTCGAATGACAGCAAATGACCACAGAACACTTAGCATAAGCATTGTGCCAGTGCAGTGCCACAGAAGTTCGCATTACCTGCATGCTCCTAGTGCGAATCAGGGTCCGTAtgctcgacaagtgatctttttgACGTACAAGTTTCAAAAACGAGTGGTACACGTGCGAGCGGTTTTCCAAAATGGTATTCTTGACAACCGTTCTTTCCATTAAACGTACACGTCCAAAAACGTCTACTCGCAAAAGCTGGCACCATTGTAAAATTTCATAGATGAGATGAAATGTCATCAATTTATGTTCCgtcaattcaaatttgaaaattttgacgaGAAATATATTCAAACATGTCTCAGCTAATTGAACGAAGAAATCAAATGACCGACAGTCAAAGAACttgtttaattgaatttttaaagaaaaactcAGATCTTCAAACAGGAAAATTCAGCAATCAATTTACTTACAAAGACGCACAAAAGAAATGGGAAGAAATTGGTGCGATACTTAATAGTATGCCGGGTGCATCTAGAGATTGGAAAAATTGGAGAAAGGTAAAATTTGGCTGCACTAATCCATGATGTATTCTCATAATATATATTTGTAGACTTGGCAAGACCTAAAATCCAGAACAAAAGTAAAAGTAAGCAAAAAAAAAGGCATGCGAGAGGAACAGGCGGAGGGCCTCCTTTGGAATTAGAACTATCGAAAACCGAAGAGGATGTTGTGAATTTTGTTAAAACTGTATCCACTGAGGGACATAAAGAGACGTGCGAATCGGAAGTCAACTTCCGGAAGTCAACTTCGATTTTTATGATTCACATGTGGAACAAGAACAAGTAATCGAAGTTTCGGAAGATTCACCGCGACTTCACGACAATAATTCAGAACAAGTTCCgaagaaaaaaacaataaaacgcACACGTAAATATGCCGTTTCTAGTTTCAAAGATGGatagcattaaaaaaaaaagtattatgaagaaaaaatagaattattaaAACGAATATCTAGTGCCCAGGAAAAAAAGCAGAAGCGGCGGAAAGAGCTTCTACTGCTACCTCTACCATATCCAAAAGGGGTAGGCATAGTAAACAACCAATTGATAGGATTACAGGAATTGTCCAGGAGATTGACCTCAGCTGAGTATCTACATTTTTTACAGAATGATTTGGACGACTCATTGGAGGACGTACCACTTCTTGTTCTGCAAATTTGTGGATACAGAAAAATGGAGCTCCACCTTGGTAATATTCGGAGGGGTGTAACATTTTCGGAGGGAGGATTCcaaaaaatgttatatcaaatGTCCATTACTGACATCAAAGAATCAACCCTTACATTTTTTCGGTGTTATTTAGATACAACCTGTATTTATGTGCATTTTATTCAATGGATGAATTTATGAGTTACCAGTTCTAGTCATTATCTTTCTGTGTTTCAGTTCGTACCTATGTATAATAGTTTGTTTTATAATTGGTTGTTGTAAATTTTAGAAGTATTTATTTCTTGACTATTGTCTGATTTATACACTTTTTTATATTATGATGTAGATTATCATACAATTCTTTGACACTCCCTGTAAAATTTTAAGGGTatctaataaattattattattatgtgtaAACATGTATGATAGTCGTACACTGAGAGAAAGGTTTATTTGTCTTTAAGATTATAGTTTGTTAAAAcaatataaattgaataataataatcaatattaattgttaataaaatttattgaatacaaatgcccaaaatgaaatgatttgctTAGATACAAATAACAATGAAGTTACAATCGCTTTCTCGAATGTATGTTAGTTGAAAAGAAGATATATAAcagtaaaaaataaatgtttcgcTGCAACTGGTTATGTTCAACTCGAATACATATATTGATTTATTAATACGAAGAAGTGTCTTGTTTCATTCAATCTGATAACGTTCATGAGAATATTTGTTTTATGGGCAACAACGATCGCTTCCACCTAAGAAATATTTGTTGCTACAGAAAATCGAAACTTACATCCAAACATATCTTCCTAGTGCATATCACGTCAGACCGAGCTTGTCTTTGATTGGCtaacttttttctgtttcaaCGAAACGTTTGATCCTGCAGCTGCCACCGATCCTGCACCTGCTGCCTGCAGTTCGTGGCTCGTGCACGTGCATTAGTTTATTCAGTTTGGCCGTTTCGCGCGTTATTCCAGTTTTTGGAATTACATCGCTATTCAATTCAGTAGTAGTAGTACTCGTGTTTTCATGATCATGGAATgcgaaaaaaatcaagaatgcAGCATTAGAACACTTTTCCAAGAGTGGAAATTAGAAGAATACATCCATATATTCGAAGGTAAGtaccataatttttttgttccttTAACACTAAGCTCATTTTAATAATCAAATGAACTGACGATATAGTATTCATATctgtattttcaagaattaaAGCAGTCTGGTCGACTCGATTCAGAGAACAGCTTTTCTGTTTTTGAATGTTCTCGTAATCTGCTGtttatattatgaaaatattgttctgacttcaatttttagttttgaaatcagttgttataattaattttcactGAATTCAAAGTTTTAGCAGGGACCTCAAATTAGGCGGGAAATCAAGTACATACAGGCAGAAAGGACGCCACTGGAAGACTGAAGAAGAATTAAAAGTCATGGcaatcgaaaatttcaaactaatttcaagtttttgtaGGGACAAAGGTAAACATGGAGGATCAGCAGTCTACATAAAAGAAGACATAAAATGTAGAACCATTAAAAAAACTAACAAACTTCAGTATCAGTGGTATCTTTGAGTGTGCTGCTGTCGAGTGTAATATTGATGGTACTGTCTGCATAGTGGCTTCAGTATATCGTCCAAGTGGCTCAGGTGTCAATATGTTTTTTGATAGGCTGGAATTGTTTTTAATATCcacaagaaaatataaattcgaTTGCATTCTGTTAGCAGGCGACTTCAATATACATATCGAATATACAAATAAGGACAGAACCGACTTCATCAACCAGTTAGCATCGTTTGGATTACATCATACTGTGAATGAAATGACCAGAATAATACCAGAGTCAGAAAGTTGTTTGGATAACATTTGTACGAACATAATGAAATTTAAAAGTAGTGTTGTGAGAATGCATCTTTCAGATCACACAGCGCAAAAGTTAACTTTTGCAGTGCAAACAACAAGAGAAAACGTAAGAGAGTATACCAGATTTTTTAACGAAGAGGCGAAGCAGACTTTCATATCAAGACTAAGAGAACAAGATTGGAAGACAGTGTATAGTGTAGATGAAGGTGAAGTGAATGAACAGTGGAATAATTTCAGCTCTGAATTTTCcgttaaaattgaaaattagaaaaaaacagACTGCAACAAAACTAAAACAAGACCCTCAGGTGGTAGAATGTAAGAATAGGCTagatattttgttggttttaaaCAATCAAGATAGTAGATACAAACAATTAtataaagaaacaaaaaaagaatatgaTAAGCTATTATGCAGGTT
It includes:
- the LOC123673604 gene encoding uncharacterized protein LOC123673604; translated protein: MEKKYLRFKYTEEDLIKAIDEINNGSVSLNKASLKYGIPKSTLHNKITNKVPFERKMGPSTVLSPAVEERLESWILAKAKLGFPMHPSNVMDAVQNILKDGSRPNKFTDDRPGKKRLKLFLQRHPNIAKRNTEIISKSRASVTEEAIREWFAEFLTNDNLLDMIGDPTRVFNTDETGMKTCMKSGLVLGPTRKFNNLYEIASAAEKDSITVLCNYSAAGDAVPPMVVFPYKRIPKDLALSVPPGWGIGRSDTGWMTSATFFEYVANVFFPWLVEEGIQLPVFLFLDGHKSHYNIELYEFCVEHKIVLYCLYPNATHILQPCDVSIFRPLKVEWKEVSRRHKQRTSTPITRHNFCSIFKEAFDKACKPDTIINGFRACGLYPLNPDAVDFSKCISARRKEIFGRSEVLTHQEYQSSLKVVEQFLDRVRIIEFNRKFNSKDEDKENDDEMYRFWKSCKIQAAEGFCAKITTPAEEKIFKPNIREYLEIVEKYSDAEVLII